One region of Bdellovibrio bacteriovorus genomic DNA includes:
- the rplK gene encoding 50S ribosomal protein L11 gives MAKKVTGMIKLQIPAGKANPAPPVGPALGQHGVNIMEFCKQFNARTQALGDSIIPIIITVYQDRSFTFITKTPPVSSLIKKALKLESGSKQPQKDKVGKINNDQIKQIATTKLPDLNCLKVESAMSQVAGTAKSMGIDIA, from the coding sequence ATGGCAAAAAAAGTTACAGGAATGATCAAGCTGCAAATACCGGCAGGGAAAGCTAATCCAGCTCCTCCCGTTGGACCGGCACTTGGACAGCACGGGGTAAACATCATGGAATTCTGTAAGCAGTTCAACGCTCGTACACAAGCGTTGGGTGATAGCATCATCCCTATCATCATCACTGTTTACCAAGACAGATCGTTTACTTTCATTACGAAAACACCACCGGTGTCTTCTTTGATCAAAAAGGCGTTGAAATTGGAATCTGGTTCCAAACAACCGCAAAAAGACAAAGTAGGCAAAATCAATAACGATCAAATCAAGCAAATCGCTACAACGAAATTGCCTGACTTGAACTGCTTGAAAGTTGAATCCGCAATGTCACAAGTTGCTGGTACAGCTAAGAGCATGGGCATCGATATCGCATAG
- the nusG gene encoding transcription termination/antitermination protein NusG — MEKKWYIVNVQTSCENTAKKAIEEKIKSNKMEEFFGEILIPAESVVELVKGQKQTKSRKFFPGYIFVQMFLNDETWHLVRNSSKVTGFVGGTKTRPPEVPEAEVLRVTQQMAGVAEKPKPKVKFSVGENVTVIDGPFSNFQGSVEEVNEDKGKLKVLVSIFGRPTPVELDYIQVEKQ; from the coding sequence ATGGAAAAAAAGTGGTATATCGTTAACGTTCAAACAAGTTGTGAAAACACCGCTAAAAAGGCGATCGAAGAAAAGATCAAATCCAATAAAATGGAAGAATTCTTCGGGGAAATCCTTATCCCGGCAGAAAGCGTTGTTGAGCTTGTAAAAGGCCAAAAACAAACTAAATCGCGTAAATTTTTCCCAGGTTATATCTTCGTTCAGATGTTTTTGAATGATGAGACTTGGCATTTAGTACGCAATTCGTCTAAAGTGACCGGCTTCGTGGGTGGGACTAAAACTCGTCCTCCGGAAGTACCGGAAGCTGAGGTTCTTCGCGTAACGCAGCAAATGGCGGGCGTGGCTGAAAAACCGAAGCCGAAAGTGAAGTTCTCTGTAGGTGAGAATGTGACAGTTATTGACGGTCCATTCAGCAACTTCCAGGGTTCCGTAGAAGAAGTGAACGAGGACAAAGGTAAGCTGAAAGTCCTTGTCAGCATCTTCGGTAGACCAACTCCAGTGGAATTGGACTACATTCAAGTTGAAAAACAATAA
- the secE gene encoding preprotein translocase subunit SecE, with amino-acid sequence MEKANSKILTISFAIAAILVGLTTSLLIKAFAGAFGVVARAADSDVIRHGVPVALGLVVFAVLQFNPKVMAWGEEVVSEIRKVVWPSRKDTTAMTIACVVMVLISSVIISSFDLISGFFINYLMK; translated from the coding sequence ATGGAAAAGGCCAACTCTAAGATTTTGACAATCAGCTTTGCCATCGCAGCTATCTTGGTCGGTTTGACAACATCTCTTCTCATCAAAGCTTTCGCGGGCGCGTTCGGGGTTGTAGCAAGAGCTGCGGACTCAGACGTTATCCGTCACGGTGTTCCGGTCGCTTTGGGCTTGGTTGTCTTCGCAGTCCTTCAATTCAATCCTAAAGTAATGGCTTGGGGTGAAGAAGTTGTCTCTGAAATTCGTAAGGTGGTATGGCCTTCTCGTAAAGACACCACTGCCATGACAATTGCTTGTGTGGTGATGGTTCTTATCTCTAGCGTGATCATCAGCTCATTTGATTTGATTTCTGGCTTCTTTATCAACTACCTCATGAAGTAA